The Antedon mediterranea chromosome 11, ecAntMedi1.1, whole genome shotgun sequence genome window below encodes:
- the LOC140063127 gene encoding peroxisomal carnitine O-octanoyltransferase-like has translation MSNTSNNISNSSSGVTADLTFQYDESLPSLPLPSLQNTLTKYLDSVKPFLSTTEFLAYKEQVKKFEEGIGKTIHSKLAQKAKHSKNWVHEWWEEAYLNGRTPTAILGNMVGVQPSLDDIWPPEMGSQLSRASIYIYHMLGYWSSIRRQLIAPDGRKDKLSMHQLRSIFNCGRIPGIKRDQLIRSFKTEREGACGGNHIIVICNGHIFKMFPLDKNEYAISSHEIFRQLSHIKEKSRNRGQGIGSLTVGDRTSYAKSFQHLIELDSANERHVQDIISSILCIVLDDGTPQNCTQAYEESFFGPQPWNKWSDKALSVHVFENGVLTANCDHAPYDGMVMVLLSDYIHQQLLTTAACWPGEPKINTNAIMPLELIFTTDDVIAKAQDKAEDIYFTNAKNMEVLSARFTLYGKDELRKHNLHPDTSCQLAIQLAYYTMYSKPGPCYETAATRKFYKGRTETIRSTTPEAVEWCKAMLDPQVSIGERQTLFQVAYNKHNTIMQEATEGQGCDRHLFGIYCTAQEMGLPTPDIFLHDAYTKSGGGGNFVLSTSVIGYTPVHGGVAAMTQDGYGIFYRIAKDQFQLLVTGYNSCEVTSCHQFYNAICKAFVEIKDLMFPSTSKL, from the exons ATGAGCAATACAAGTAATAACATATCAAATAGTAGTTCTGGTGTGACTGCAGACCTCACCTTCCAGTATGATGAATCACTACCTTCACTGCCCCTACCTAGCCTACAAAATACTCTGACCAAATACCTCGATTCAG TAAAACCGTTTTTGTCAACAACTGAGTTCCTTGCTTACAAGGAGCAAGTGAAGAAATTTGAGGAAGGAATTGGTAAAACAATTCACAGTAAACTTGCGCAGAAAGCCAAACATTCCAAAAACTGG GTTCATGAGTGGTGGGAGGAAGCATACCTGAATGGTAGAACACCAACTGCCATTCTTGGTAATATGGTTGGAGTACAACCTAGCCTTGATGATATCTGGCCACCTGAGATGGGTTCGCAACTCTCCAGAGCATCGATCTATATCTACCATATGCTAGGCTATTGGAGTAGTATTAGAAG GCAATTAATAGCTCCAGATGGTAGAAAGGATAAACTATCGATGCATCAACTTCGTAGCATATTTAATTGTGGACGTATTCCTGGAATTAAACGTGACCAACTCATTAGATCTTTTAAAACAG AAAGGGAAGGTGCTTGTGGAGGTAATCACATCATTGTTATTTGTAATGGTCACATTTTCAAGATGTTCCCCCTTGATAAAAATGAATATGCTATCTCTTCACATGAAATATTCAG GCAACTTTCACATATAAAGGAGAAAAGTCGTAACCGAGGTCAAGGAATTGGCTCTTTAACAGTTGGTGATAGGACATCATATGCAAag TCGTTCCAGCATCTCATTGAACTAGATTCTGCTAATGAACGTCATGTTCAGGATATCATATCAAGCATCTTGTGCATTGTGCTAGATGATGGTACTCCTCAAAACTGTACTCAG GCTTATGAAGAATCATTTTTTGGACCTCAACCATGGAATAAATGGTCAGACAAGGCACTTAGTGTACATGTGTTTGAAAATGGTGTACTTACTGCAAACTGTGAT CATGCTCCATATGATGGCATGGTGATGGTATTGTTGAGTGATTATATACACCAACAGCTTCTGACAACAGCAGCATGTTGGCCG GGTGAGCCGAAAATTAATACAAATGCAATAATGCCACTGGAGTTAATATTCACAACAGATGATGTCATTGCTAAAGCTCAGGATAAAGCTGAAGACATATATTTTACCAAT GCGAAAAATATGGAAGTATTGTCAGCTCGTTTTACACTTTATGGAAAAGATGAGCTAAGGAAACACAATCTACACCCAGATACAAGTTGTCAACTGGCCATACAACTTGCATACTACACCATGTATTCAAA ACCAGGTCCATGCTATGAGACAGCAGCCACCAGGAAATTTTACAAAGGCAGAACTGAGACGATCCGATCAACCACACCAGAGGCAGTCGAATGGTGTAAAGCAATGCTCGATCCACAAGTTTCA ATTGGAGAACGTCAAACATTGTTCCAAGTGGCATATAACAAGCACAACACCATAATGCAAGAGGCAACTGAAGGCCAAGGCTGTGACAGACATTTGTTTGGTATTTACTGCACTGCCCAAGAAATGGGCCTTCCAACGCCTGACATATTTTTACATGATGCCTATACCAAAAg TGGTGGTGGTGGAAACTTTGTGTTATCAACCAGTGTGATAGGCTATACCCCTGTACATGGAGGAGTGGCAGCTATGACACAAGATGGCTATGGCATATTCTATAGGATCGCCAAAGACCA GTTTCAGTTGCTTGTGACTGGTTACAATTCATGTGAAGTAACAAGCTGTCATCAGTTCTACAATGCAATTTGCAAGGCATTTGTTGAAATCAAAGATTTAATGTTCCCTTCTACCAGCAAGCTTTAA
- the LOC140062651 gene encoding uncharacterized protein yields MEASTSTYKDLMDSLKLHDYSTSKELLEYGADPNCISSEDGVSPFHLAVGLDSKASLKLVELCIQYGGDPNVRSHEGMTPVMVAASWGRFQALQVLLANGGDPKLRDEDDKNALDHAIGADSWDCRQLLLQHINRFKEYDSDEDEPLGEPNYHYERYYSTSSSSSSSLSSSSILLPGSDSLFDSSSGSDGIFHGFDVTSPDHPFVFMKANPLPTQLNETVTIEREETYDKTQTVHSPVDNNNEQIQNNEQTESNNAHLEFIYHDEECGVSLIEKRCSLNDNSTDDTEILQNDSFEETVIYDWQDVFKEKKAKKENYLDELTYEQLHLELVSYGFNPGPITPTTKEIYFNKLMKLKEQKTKDSKNDRTSIEYSQELNDRVKNSTKAGDDEEEIMCAAFNNPDPGRKWREGVVKSSFNYLLLDPRVTRNLPQRSKHLSDSETFETFLSAVFYIGKGKRGRPYAHFYEGLEQLRNPRMKPSDKVQHIVDIWDCGLGVVSLHVFQGVIPVEAYTREACMVDSLSLARLTNVRRGDYYGVTSTWQSSKQKKLGSYLLHKCMQIFLIEGERQIRPVDLHGGNK; encoded by the exons atGGAGGCGAGTACCAGTACATACAAGGATCTTATGGATTCATTAAAGCTACATGATTACAG taCAAGCAAAGAACTATTAGAATATGGAGCAGATCCAAATTGTATTTCCAGTGAGGATGGCGTTAGCCCTTTTCATCTTGCAGTGGGTTTAGACTCAAAGGCATCTTTAAAACTTGTTGAGCTCTGCATTCAATATGGCGGAGACCCGAATGTAAG GTCTCATGAAGGAATGACTCCTGTTATGGTCGCTGCTAGTTGGGGACGTTTTCAAGCCTTACAAGTTCTCCTTGCAAACGGCGGAGATCCTAAGCTAAGAGATGAAGATGATAAGAATGCCCTTGATCACGCCATTGGAGCTGATAGCTGGGATTGTCGTCAGCTTCTGCTACAACATATAAATCGGTTTAAGGAATATGATAGCGACGAAGATGAACCTCTTGGTGAACCAAACTATCATTATGAAA GATATTACAGtacttcatcatcatcatcttctagTCTTAGCTCATCAAGCATTCTGTTACCTGGTTCTGACAGTTTATTTGATTCATCATCAGGAAGTGATGGTATATTTCATGGATTTGATGTGACATCACCAGATCACCCGTTTGTATTTATGAAAGCTAACCCTCTTCCAACTCAGCTGAATGAAACAGTCACCATTGAAAGAGAAGAAACTTATGATAAAACCCAAACAGTTCATTCGCCAGTGGACAATAACAATGAACAAATCCAAAACAATGAACAAACCGAGTCCAACAATGCACATTTGGagtttatttatcatgacgagGAATGCGGAGTATCATTAATTGAAAAAAGGTGCTCTTTAAATGACAACTCAACAGATGATACAGAAATTTTACAGAATGATTCGTTCGAGGAAACCGTGATCTACGACTGGCAAGATgtgtttaaagaaaaaaaagcaaaaaaagaaaattatttagATGAATTAACATATGAACAACTCCACCTTGAATTAGTGTCGTATGGATTCAATCCTGGTCCAATTACACCTACaactaaagaaatatatttcAATAAGCTGATGAAACTAAAAGAACAAAAGACGAAAGACAGCAAAAATGATAGAACATCAATAG AATATTCACAAGAGCTAAATGACCGTGTAAAAAATTCGACCAAAGCAGGTGATGACGAAGAAGAAATTATGTGTGCAGCCTTCAATAATCCAGATCCAGGACGCAAATGGAGGGAGGGTGTTGTGAAATCCTCGTTCAATTATTTACTGCTAGATCCACGTGTTACACGAAACTTGCCACAGAGGAGTAAACATCTAAGTGATAGTGAGACGTTTGAAACATTTCTTTCGGCGGTTTTTTACATCGGTAAAGGCAAGAGAGGAAGGCCATATGCTCATTTTTATGAAGGCCTTGAACAATTGCGCAATCCTAGGATGAAG ccTAGTGATAAAGTTCAGCACATTGTTGACATTTGGGATTGTGGACTTGGTGTGGTGTCATTACATGTGTTCCAAGGAGTGATACCAGTAGAGGCTTACACACGTGAAGCTTGTATGGTGGACTCTCTTA GTCTAGCAAGGCTTACAAATGTACGTCGTGGTGACTATTATGGTGTCACCAGCACTTGGCAGTCAAGTAAACAAAAAAAGCTTGGATCTTATTTACTACACAAATGTATGCAGATATTTTTAATTGAAGGTGAACGACAGATCCGTCCTGTTGACCTTCATGGTGGCAATAAGTAA